From one Thalassoroseus pseudoceratinae genomic stretch:
- the rpsN gene encoding 30S ribosomal protein S14: MASKAKIEKQKRNARLVQKYAEKRKQLKEEGDWAALDALPRNSSPTRLRRLCALTGRPRGVYRKFQISRIMLRDMALDGLIPGMKKASW, encoded by the coding sequence ATGGCTTCAAAAGCAAAGATCGAAAAGCAAAAACGCAACGCTCGGCTCGTCCAGAAGTACGCTGAAAAGCGGAAACAACTTAAGGAAGAAGGCGATTGGGCCGCTTTGGATGCGTTGCCCCGGAACTCCAGCCCGACGCGATTGCGACGGTTGTGTGCACTGACCGGTCGTCCACGGGGTGTGTACCGCAAGTTCCAAATTTCGCGGATTATGTTGCGGGATATGGCTCTCGACGGTTTGATCCCTGGCATGAAAAAAGCCAGCTGGTAA
- a CDS encoding pyridoxine 5'-phosphate synthase — protein MPDLGVNIDHVATLRQARETYEPDPIWAAVQAELAGADGITVHLREDRRHIQDRDVIMLQETVQVKLNLEMAAAEEITEFAIRVGPDQATLVPEKREELTTEGGLDLLVDPDRIRRCVDQLHDAGIDVSLFIDPDPKQIEAAIELEVAAVELHTGNYAEAETEDEQQEEIDKLSQAGSMAIEGGLLLHMGHGLTYRNVRPIAEIPDVSELNIGHSIIAKAVLVGIQQAVRDMKALITLE, from the coding sequence ATGCCTGATCTTGGTGTCAATATCGACCACGTCGCGACCCTGCGGCAAGCCCGAGAAACCTATGAACCCGATCCCATCTGGGCAGCGGTTCAGGCGGAACTTGCGGGAGCGGACGGGATCACGGTGCATCTTCGTGAAGATCGTCGGCATATCCAAGACCGCGACGTCATCATGCTTCAGGAAACCGTGCAGGTGAAACTGAACTTGGAGATGGCCGCCGCGGAGGAAATCACCGAATTTGCGATTCGTGTCGGCCCCGATCAAGCGACCCTTGTACCGGAAAAACGCGAAGAACTGACCACCGAAGGCGGGCTCGACTTGCTCGTCGACCCGGACCGAATCCGTCGTTGCGTCGATCAACTTCATGACGCGGGAATCGACGTGAGCTTGTTTATCGACCCCGATCCCAAGCAGATCGAAGCCGCAATCGAGCTGGAAGTTGCCGCCGTGGAATTGCACACCGGCAACTACGCCGAGGCGGAAACGGAAGACGAACAACAAGAAGAAATCGACAAACTCTCCCAGGCCGGTAGCATGGCGATCGAAGGCGGATTGCTGCTGCATATGGGGCACGGTCTCACGTATCGCAATGTTCGCCCGATCGCGGAAATCCCGGACGTTTCTGAACTCAATATCGGTCACAGCATCATCGCCAAAGCCGTGCTCGTTGGCATTCAACAAGCCGTCCGTGACATGAAAGCCTTGATTACGTTAGAGTAA
- the plsY gene encoding glycerol-3-phosphate 1-O-acyltransferase PlsY translates to MSNSLCAILAALAAYMVGSLPFGYLVAKFRAGIDIRDHGSGNIGATNVARVLGVRWGIGVMVLDGLKGLLPTLLLPKLFFASTNPWLPHVTVLCGVATVIGHMFPMYLRFRGGKGVATSLGVITVLSPWATLVAFISYLVAFATFRIGSVASLSGAMAFVIAHFVRTPSPFSVNEWSLTTFAMLVPLLIVVRHRSNIGRIFRGEEPRFQFGRSRDEEPTTNRFRSAVKDQRRQDTGKDTSPRDLDQDRETV, encoded by the coding sequence ATGAGCAACTCTCTTTGTGCGATTTTGGCAGCGCTTGCCGCGTACATGGTTGGCTCGCTCCCGTTCGGTTATTTGGTTGCGAAGTTCCGGGCCGGAATTGATATTCGCGATCATGGGAGTGGCAATATTGGAGCGACCAATGTGGCTCGGGTCTTAGGAGTTCGTTGGGGCATCGGTGTGATGGTCCTCGATGGGCTCAAAGGTCTGCTCCCCACGCTGCTCTTGCCGAAACTGTTTTTTGCTTCGACGAATCCCTGGCTGCCCCATGTGACAGTTTTGTGCGGTGTGGCCACTGTGATTGGGCATATGTTCCCCATGTATCTGCGGTTCCGCGGCGGCAAAGGCGTGGCGACTTCGTTGGGGGTCATTACGGTTTTGTCACCTTGGGCGACGTTGGTGGCGTTCATTTCCTATTTGGTCGCGTTTGCGACGTTCCGAATCGGTTCAGTCGCCTCGTTGAGTGGTGCGATGGCGTTCGTGATCGCCCATTTCGTTCGCACGCCGAGTCCGTTCTCGGTCAACGAGTGGAGTCTCACCACCTTCGCCATGTTGGTGCCACTGCTCATCGTTGTACGACACCGTTCCAACATCGGCCGGATTTTCCGAGGCGAAGAACCCCGGTTTCAGTTCGGTCGCTCCCGCGATGAAGAACCAACGACCAACCGATTCCGTTCGGCGGTCAAGGATCAGCGTCGGCAGGACACCGGAAAAGACACCAGCCCTCGTGATCTCGATCAAGATCGTGAAACCGTTTGA
- a CDS encoding FG-GAP repeat domain-containing protein: protein MRTPVRRSTMFVLWGLLLIVPMNVSSAEPWRRHTIDQSSRGADGVRLADVNEDGLPDISTGWEEGGTIRAYLNPGPQASRDQWPAVTVGNVRSPEDAVFCDLDADGNTDVVSCCEGGNRTVFFHWAPEPKEYLNEDAWKTDAVPCTVKQQMWMYCIPLQVDGRRGVDLIVGSKGTGAAIGWLESPEEPRNVSDWKYHQLSSAGWIMSLEVIDMDGDGDLDVLTSDRKGKRRGVRWLENPGHEAVRSGREWANHLIGGAKSEVLFLDLVDLNRDGLDDVLCSTRDNHLLYFERAGKSSDHWIVRTCPNPLGVVWGKSIAAADMDGDGNPELVHLCNTQRAPNSVAAAYGEIQRITESELVVDWQPICEPRAYKFDRSELIDLDGDGDLDVLTCEERANLGVIWYENPGLTSPTR, encoded by the coding sequence ATGAGAACACCCGTTCGGCGATCGACCATGTTCGTGCTTTGGGGGCTTCTTCTGATCGTTCCGATGAACGTCTCGTCTGCGGAACCGTGGCGTCGGCATACGATCGATCAAAGTTCGCGGGGAGCCGACGGTGTTCGATTGGCGGACGTCAACGAAGACGGTCTGCCGGATATTTCCACAGGTTGGGAGGAAGGGGGCACGATCCGTGCGTATCTCAATCCCGGCCCGCAAGCCAGTCGGGATCAATGGCCGGCGGTGACGGTGGGCAACGTTCGCTCACCGGAGGATGCGGTCTTCTGTGATTTGGATGCCGACGGAAACACCGATGTCGTAAGTTGCTGCGAAGGTGGCAATCGAACGGTGTTCTTTCATTGGGCACCCGAGCCGAAAGAGTATCTCAACGAGGACGCTTGGAAGACCGACGCCGTTCCGTGCACCGTGAAACAACAGATGTGGATGTACTGCATTCCATTGCAAGTGGATGGTCGTCGGGGTGTGGACTTGATTGTGGGTTCCAAAGGAACCGGGGCCGCAATCGGCTGGTTGGAATCCCCTGAGGAACCGCGAAACGTCAGCGATTGGAAATACCATCAGCTTTCGTCGGCGGGGTGGATCATGTCGCTGGAAGTCATCGACATGGACGGCGATGGTGACCTCGACGTGCTCACATCCGACCGCAAGGGCAAGCGTCGCGGCGTGCGTTGGTTAGAGAATCCGGGACATGAAGCTGTTCGATCGGGCCGCGAGTGGGCGAATCATCTCATCGGGGGTGCGAAATCGGAAGTTCTGTTTCTGGATCTCGTCGACCTGAATCGGGATGGCCTTGATGACGTGCTGTGCAGTACCCGAGACAATCATCTCCTGTATTTCGAGCGAGCTGGGAAGTCCTCGGATCACTGGATCGTGCGGACCTGTCCGAATCCATTGGGTGTGGTTTGGGGCAAGTCGATTGCGGCGGCGGACATGGACGGCGATGGCAACCCCGAACTCGTTCACTTGTGCAACACACAACGGGCACCGAACTCTGTGGCTGCGGCGTATGGAGAGATTCAGCGAATCACCGAATCCGAACTGGTTGTCGATTGGCAGCCAATCTGCGAACCGAGGGCGTACAAGTTCGATCGTAGCGAACTGATCGACCTCGACGGGGATGGTGATCTCGATGTGCTGACGTGCGAGGAACGTGCTAATCTCGGTGTGATTTGGTACGAGAACCCGGGGCTCACGTCGCCGACTCGATAG
- a CDS encoding SDR family oxidoreductase, which yields MPESTDRTYEVAVVTGATAGVGRAVVEEFAKRHARIGLLARDDSRLQQTVEAVKRLGGEAIAIPTDVADANAVEEAASQVEDTFGPIDIWINNAMTTVFAALEDIEPEEYRRATEVTYLGTVWGTMAALKRMRKRDRGVIVQVGSALSYRAIPLQAPYCGAKFAIRGMTDSLRCELMHEKSSIHITMVQLPAVNTPQFSWCRSKLPKHPQPVPPIFSPEMAAEAIYWSAHQRQREVQLGLPTMQAIEGNKVAPSLADWKLANDAYDGQQTDEDIAPDRPDNLFSPVPGDFDATGRFNDRAKPRRWQWELTKRRGWVIGSLILLMILVIVLITLGLQAAIESAT from the coding sequence ATGCCAGAATCAACGGATCGAACGTACGAAGTAGCCGTTGTGACAGGGGCGACGGCGGGTGTCGGTCGGGCTGTCGTCGAGGAATTTGCCAAGCGTCACGCACGGATCGGTTTGCTCGCTCGAGATGATTCACGTCTACAGCAAACTGTCGAGGCCGTTAAGAGACTTGGCGGCGAAGCGATTGCCATTCCAACCGATGTCGCGGATGCCAACGCCGTCGAAGAAGCGGCTAGCCAAGTTGAAGACACGTTCGGCCCGATCGACATCTGGATCAACAACGCCATGACGACGGTTTTTGCCGCTCTTGAAGACATCGAACCGGAGGAGTATCGCCGAGCCACAGAGGTCACTTATTTGGGCACGGTCTGGGGAACGATGGCAGCTCTCAAACGGATGCGGAAACGGGACCGAGGTGTGATTGTTCAAGTTGGTTCCGCCCTGTCCTACCGGGCGATTCCGCTTCAGGCTCCGTACTGTGGAGCAAAGTTCGCCATTCGTGGCATGACCGACTCGCTTCGCTGCGAATTGATGCACGAAAAAAGCTCCATTCATATCACGATGGTGCAGTTGCCTGCTGTGAACACACCGCAATTCAGTTGGTGCCGCTCAAAGTTACCAAAGCATCCCCAACCCGTTCCGCCAATTTTCAGCCCAGAGATGGCGGCCGAAGCAATCTACTGGTCCGCACACCAGCGGCAGCGTGAAGTTCAACTTGGTCTACCGACCATGCAAGCGATCGAAGGCAACAAGGTGGCTCCGTCACTAGCCGATTGGAAACTCGCCAACGACGCTTATGACGGTCAACAGACGGACGAAGACATTGCCCCTGATCGGCCCGACAATCTGTTCTCGCCGGTCCCTGGTGATTTCGATGCCACCGGCCGGTTCAACGATCGGGCCAAGCCTCGACGTTGGCAGTGGGAACTCACGAAACGACGCGGTTGGGTGATCGGCAGTTTAATTCTGCTGATGATCCTGGTGATTGTTTTGATCACTCTCGGTTTGCAAGCAGCTATCGAGTCGGCGACGTGA
- the polA gene encoding DNA polymerase I — MPDTVYLVDTFSLMFQVFHAIRQPMTGSEGLPTNAVFGFTRDLKHLIEEVAPSHLICAFESDEPGTRKTVYADYKANRAEMPADLQPQVPIIKELIEAMNVPLFHHPGWEADDVIATLARQAVEDGMEVRIVSSDKDHRQLLGPHVQMYNIRKREFFDEAALMDTWGIRPNQVIDFQSLVGDSVDNVPGVPKIGPKTATNLLAEYETLDAVLENAANVKGKVVSKNLQEFRDQALVSRELVTLNTQLPLDFDWNAARVGEPDRERLLPLFERLAFKRYAEEIRKLPKSKSQPSLFPEESDRNWETVDTPAKWEKFLKQLRKQKKFCVDLETTGLDAMQADIVGWALSWEAGMGWYVPVDGPEGQAKLDPKTVVDALQPLLEDPNIEIVNQNLKYDMLVLKRIGVEVHGIGVDPMVGDYLLDAGARSHGLDALASRYLNQQMISITELIGSGKKQKSMAEIDIKKVAEYASEDADIAWQLAEQISDALHEEKLHDLYDTLECPLIPVLAQMEFHGVRVDVTELQRQSEELTTRLDELEQEIYSLAGREFNIASPKQLSVVLFDEIGLPVLKKTKTGPSTSADVLEELAIQHDLPALIIEHRQLAKLKGTYLDALPELVNPVTGNIHTSFNQVVAATGRLSSSDPNLQNIPIRTDEGRRVRRAFVPSEPGWKLVCADYSQIELRVLAHFSDDPAMTKTFAEGLDIHTAVAAEIFGVPLDEVDSNMRRVAKGVNFGVLYGQSAFGLAAALRIPRDEAQVFIDSYFDKYPGVERHMEQILEEVQRTGYATTILGRRRRVEGIRRITGRQRNVSERTAINTVIQGSAADMIKRAMIAVHNRLAEENHPARMLLQIHDELIFESPVDDVDSLIEIVQTEMKQAIELRVPLVVDVKIGENWLDAD, encoded by the coding sequence ATGCCTGATACCGTTTACCTTGTCGATACATTTTCGTTGATGTTCCAAGTCTTCCACGCCATTCGGCAGCCGATGACCGGTTCCGAAGGTCTGCCGACAAACGCGGTTTTCGGGTTTACGCGGGATTTGAAGCATTTAATCGAGGAAGTGGCCCCGTCGCACTTGATCTGCGCGTTCGAGTCCGACGAACCAGGCACACGGAAGACGGTTTACGCCGACTACAAAGCCAACCGAGCGGAAATGCCCGCCGATCTTCAGCCGCAAGTACCGATCATCAAAGAGCTCATCGAGGCGATGAACGTGCCGCTGTTCCATCATCCCGGTTGGGAAGCTGATGACGTCATCGCCACGCTGGCCCGACAAGCGGTCGAAGATGGCATGGAGGTGCGGATCGTCTCCAGCGACAAAGATCACCGACAACTGCTTGGTCCGCACGTTCAGATGTACAACATTCGAAAACGCGAGTTCTTTGATGAAGCGGCCTTGATGGACACCTGGGGAATCCGACCGAATCAGGTGATCGACTTTCAATCACTCGTCGGCGACAGCGTGGACAATGTGCCCGGTGTCCCCAAGATCGGCCCCAAGACCGCAACGAACCTGCTCGCAGAATACGAGACGTTGGATGCCGTCCTCGAAAACGCGGCCAACGTGAAAGGCAAAGTGGTCTCGAAGAACCTGCAGGAGTTCCGCGATCAGGCTTTGGTCAGTCGTGAGTTGGTCACGCTGAACACGCAACTTCCCCTCGATTTCGATTGGAACGCGGCCCGTGTCGGCGAACCGGACCGGGAACGGTTGCTGCCGCTATTCGAGCGACTCGCCTTCAAACGCTACGCCGAAGAAATCCGCAAGCTGCCCAAATCCAAGTCGCAACCGTCGCTTTTCCCTGAGGAATCCGACCGAAACTGGGAAACCGTCGACACGCCCGCGAAGTGGGAGAAATTCCTCAAGCAACTCCGCAAACAGAAAAAATTCTGTGTCGATCTGGAAACGACCGGTCTCGATGCCATGCAGGCGGACATCGTCGGTTGGGCACTCAGTTGGGAAGCCGGCATGGGTTGGTATGTCCCGGTGGACGGCCCCGAAGGACAAGCCAAACTCGACCCCAAGACGGTCGTGGATGCCCTGCAACCACTGCTCGAAGACCCCAATATCGAAATCGTCAACCAAAACCTCAAGTATGACATGCTCGTACTGAAACGTATCGGTGTTGAGGTTCACGGAATCGGCGTGGACCCGATGGTTGGCGATTACCTGCTCGACGCCGGTGCCCGCAGTCACGGCCTGGATGCGTTAGCCTCACGATATTTGAACCAACAAATGATCTCGATCACCGAACTCATCGGTAGCGGCAAGAAACAAAAGTCGATGGCCGAAATCGACATCAAGAAAGTCGCCGAATACGCCAGCGAAGACGCCGACATCGCGTGGCAGTTGGCCGAACAAATTTCGGACGCACTCCATGAGGAAAAACTACACGATCTCTACGACACTCTGGAATGTCCGCTTATCCCTGTGCTCGCCCAGATGGAATTTCATGGCGTGCGAGTGGATGTCACGGAACTTCAGCGACAAAGCGAGGAACTCACAACGCGACTGGACGAACTTGAACAGGAAATCTATTCGCTCGCCGGTCGGGAATTTAACATCGCGTCGCCGAAACAATTGTCGGTTGTGTTGTTCGATGAGATCGGCCTGCCGGTGCTGAAGAAAACCAAAACCGGCCCGAGTACCAGTGCCGATGTGCTGGAGGAACTCGCCATCCAACACGACCTGCCGGCCCTCATCATCGAGCATCGTCAACTCGCCAAACTCAAGGGCACCTATCTCGATGCCCTGCCTGAGTTGGTCAACCCCGTCACCGGCAACATTCACACGTCGTTCAACCAAGTCGTCGCAGCGACGGGGCGATTGAGTTCCAGCGATCCGAACTTACAGAACATCCCGATTCGAACCGATGAAGGCCGCCGAGTGCGACGGGCGTTTGTACCGTCGGAACCAGGTTGGAAACTCGTCTGTGCCGACTATTCCCAAATCGAACTCCGCGTGCTGGCCCACTTCAGCGACGACCCCGCGATGACAAAAACCTTCGCGGAAGGTCTCGACATCCACACCGCTGTCGCCGCCGAAATCTTCGGGGTGCCGTTGGACGAAGTCGACTCTAACATGCGTCGCGTCGCCAAGGGCGTCAACTTCGGTGTGCTCTACGGTCAGAGTGCGTTTGGTCTCGCGGCAGCGTTGCGGATTCCACGAGATGAAGCCCAAGTTTTCATCGACAGCTATTTCGACAAGTACCCCGGTGTCGAACGGCATATGGAGCAGATTCTCGAAGAGGTCCAACGCACCGGCTACGCGACCACGATTCTCGGTCGACGGCGACGAGTCGAAGGCATCCGCCGCATCACCGGTCGTCAACGCAATGTCTCCGAGCGAACCGCCATCAACACGGTCATCCAAGGGTCGGCGGCGGACATGATCAAACGCGCCATGATCGCCGTTCACAATCGACTCGCCGAGGAAAACCACCCCGCCCGAATGCTGCTACAGATCCACGACGAACTCATCTTCGAATCCCCGGTTGACGACGTGGATTCGCTCATCGAAATCGTGCAAACCGAAATGAAGCAGGCGATCGAGTTGCGTGTGCCGTTGGTCGTGGATGTCAAAATCGGCGAGAATTGGCTCGACGCGGATTGA
- a CDS encoding MFS transporter, whose protein sequence is MVSPGIWATLAAVFTVSSHFQHEPEFTMSEPGDLPIPQRPWYQGVTRYQWLVLLIASLGWIFDIFEGQIFVASMNDAMPELVPAGTEKGDIEYFKSVTLACFLLGGALGGVVFGVVSDRIGRSRTMILTILVYSLFTCLSAFSQTWQHMAIFRFLVAMGVGGEWAVASAMVAEVFPKEARARSLGIFHASSVLGTYLAVAVGAFVLPYMSWRWGFALGALPALLTIWIRISIKEPEDWQAAREKSQTDSTQKMGNLFELFRPPLLRPTLVGIGLGTVGLATFWGTHIFGKNLMQAAAVNEISSLTDTAKKQWEMLGMFLVTSGGGLGLLTFGPLSEWIGRRMTFLIFHVAAFVAAIVTYQVAWTLPGLVIVLPIFGYMTLGMHAGYAVYFPELFPTRVRGSGAGICFNLARLAVFLVLLVNGWMVESEAEGGLGMTRADASTWLAGLFLLGVVLLIFAPETKGRDLPE, encoded by the coding sequence ATGGTTTCGCCCGGCATTTGGGCGACTTTGGCGGCTGTCTTCACCGTTTCTTCGCACTTCCAGCACGAACCAGAATTCACCATGAGCGAACCCGGCGATCTCCCTATTCCGCAACGGCCTTGGTATCAGGGTGTCACGCGATACCAATGGTTGGTTTTGTTGATTGCCTCGCTTGGGTGGATCTTCGATATCTTCGAAGGGCAGATCTTCGTCGCCAGCATGAACGACGCCATGCCCGAGTTGGTTCCTGCGGGGACCGAAAAAGGCGATATCGAGTACTTCAAATCCGTGACGCTGGCGTGTTTTCTTCTGGGGGGTGCGCTCGGCGGAGTTGTGTTTGGGGTCGTCAGCGATCGCATTGGACGGTCCCGCACGATGATTTTGACCATCCTCGTGTACTCACTGTTCACGTGTTTGTCGGCGTTCTCGCAGACTTGGCAACACATGGCAATTTTCCGGTTCCTCGTTGCGATGGGGGTCGGTGGGGAATGGGCCGTGGCCAGCGCGATGGTAGCCGAAGTCTTCCCGAAAGAAGCTCGGGCGCGGTCACTGGGAATCTTTCACGCATCCAGTGTGCTCGGGACGTACCTCGCCGTTGCTGTCGGTGCGTTCGTGTTGCCTTACATGAGTTGGCGATGGGGGTTTGCACTTGGAGCGTTGCCGGCTTTGCTGACGATTTGGATTCGCATCAGCATCAAAGAACCGGAAGATTGGCAAGCTGCTCGCGAGAAGTCGCAAACCGACTCCACGCAAAAAATGGGCAACCTCTTTGAGTTGTTCCGTCCACCGTTGCTCCGGCCGACGCTGGTCGGAATCGGCCTGGGGACGGTTGGGTTGGCGACATTCTGGGGCACACACATCTTCGGCAAGAACTTGATGCAAGCCGCCGCCGTGAATGAAATCTCCTCGCTGACCGATACCGCGAAGAAACAGTGGGAAATGCTGGGGATGTTTCTTGTGACCAGTGGCGGTGGTCTGGGGTTGCTCACGTTCGGGCCGTTATCGGAATGGATCGGCCGTCGGATGACGTTCTTGATCTTCCATGTCGCAGCGTTCGTGGCGGCGATTGTGACTTACCAAGTCGCGTGGACCTTGCCCGGCTTGGTGATTGTGCTGCCAATCTTCGGTTACATGACGCTCGGCATGCACGCCGGCTACGCAGTCTACTTCCCGGAACTCTTTCCGACTCGCGTGCGGGGCAGTGGAGCGGGGATCTGTTTTAACTTGGCCCGTCTCGCGGTGTTCCTTGTGCTGCTCGTGAATGGTTGGATGGTCGAAAGCGAAGCCGAAGGCGGCCTTGGCATGACGCGGGCAGACGCTTCCACGTGGCTAGCCGGGCTGTTCTTACTCGGTGTGGTCCTCCTAATATTCGCCCCCGAAACCAAAGGCCGAGATCTACCGGAGTAA